The following coding sequences lie in one Panicum virgatum strain AP13 chromosome 6N, P.virgatum_v5, whole genome shotgun sequence genomic window:
- the LOC120680021 gene encoding 60 kDa jasmonate-induced protein-like: MAAATGYGDAPTEEELLAYGDLPRHGRDMAEVFAVRVPAAAAAAGGGGGDRSPPCGTIFFYGGNSCSDLIYSREWSVTDEPAAPQPCPCDSEGNLVLTGPSVATSAYGPVGFDFQLHDGNHGESSLQADDSGGDDQDDSNTRRVFCDTVSGEFSTYDRVITETVTTGYGPADVVYAVLSNAVQGRVAVKLTALPAGGGDGDGAAPTGVHGRVIARSKLLDAGCVLFYSERDGEGVPVQPGELVPLARQALAVPLHKPLTIELNLRGDSGEEIVKGAVQFDPAITGEHVERVVGTSGAEIEVTVSWSNYPW, encoded by the exons ATGGCGGCAGCCACCGGCTACGGCGACGCCCCGACGGAGGAGGAGCTGCTCGCGTACGGCGACCTGCCCAGGCACGGCCGCGACATGGCGGAGGTTTTTGCCGTGCGCGTCCctgcggctgccgccgccgccggtggaggtggaggagacAGGTCCCCGCCTTGCGGCACCATCTTCTTCTACGGCGGCAACTCCTGCAGCGACCTTATCTACAGCCGGGAGTGGAGCGTGACCGACGAGCCCGCCGCCCCGCAACCCTGCCCCTGCGACAGCGAG GGCAACCTCGTGCTGACCGGCCCGTCAGTGGCTACCTCGGCGTACGGTCCAGTCGGCTTCGACTTCCAACTCCACGACGGCAACCACGGCGAGTCCTCCTTGCAGGCCgacgacagcggcggcgacgaccaGGACGACAGCAACACCAGGAGGGTATTCTGCGACACCGTCTCCGGCGAGTTCTCCACCTACGACAGGGTCATAACGGAGACGGTCACCACCGGGTACGGCCCCGCGGACGTAGTCTACGCCGTCCTCAGCAACGCCGTCCAAGGCCGGGTCGCCGTGAAGCTCACCGCTCTCCCGGCCGGAGGCGGAGACGGCGATGGCGCCGCCCCAACAGGCGTTCACGGGAGGGTCATCGCCCGCAGCAAGCTCTTGGACGCCGGCTGCGTGCTCTTCTACAGCGagcgcgacggcgagggcgtTCCTGTGCAACCCGGGGAGCTGGTGCCGCTGGCGAGGCAAGCGCTCGCGGTGCCACTTCACAAGCCGCTGACGATCGAGTTGAACCTGCGCGGCGACTCCGGCGAGGAGATTGTCAAAGGCGCCGTCCAGTTCGATCCGGCGATCACCGGAGAGCATGTTGAGCGTGTCGTCGGCACGAGTGGCGCAGAAATCGAAGTTACAGTCTCATGGTCAAACTACCCTTGGTAG
- the LOC120680189 gene encoding 60 kDa jasmonate-induced protein-like — MEVHPKLLAMAPEKFAPSQTVTFNVRSDSYTTFISTLRGALAGSKPDKVKDRPVLAKQTGETSQPPRWIHVVLTGDGGAAPKVAIRSDNAYIAGFANRPKGSTEDVWYQLSPRNSTQLFKGAKMLGFNGHYSTLVGGQGVKDLPTLKLGKERTLEAATVLWSYKQDKLMGCADADSAVAADPQQNLKRKLALLAVTLCEAARLEPVRVEINGGWKHELSITDKEVLYIGDWSDLSTALLAWQADKFKNDATHFSKFKGLGISDGGGALAVVQLLLNKPPKKGLLAWLKHLWGLLVRKNNSEQVLQEEKQYYDQQKTEKGKIRRGPKSSSIVNPL; from the exons ATGGAAGTTCATCCTAAGTTGCTTGCTATGGCGCCTGAAAAGTTCGCTCCGTCTCAGACGGTGACATTCAATGTCAGGTCGGACTCGTACACGACGTTCATATCCACTCTCCGGGGCGCACTAGCGGGCAGCAAACCCGACAAGGTGAAGGACCGCCCCGTGTTGGCCAAGCAGACCGGCGAGACCTCCCAGCCGCCGCGGTGGATCCACGTCGTGctcaccggcgacggcggcgcggcacccAAGGTGGCCATCCGCAGCGACAACGCCTACATCGCTGGCTTCGCCAACCGGCCCAAGGGCAG CACTGAAGACGTGTGGTACCAGCTGAGCCCGAGGAACAGCACCCAGCTCTTCAAGGGTGCCAAGATGCTCGGCTTCAATGGCCACTACTCGACGCTGGTCGGCGGCCAGGGCGTCAAAGACCTGCCGACCCTGAAGCTCGGCAAGGAGAGGACGTTGGAGGCCGCCACCGTCCTCTGGAGCTACAAGCAGGACAAGCTGATGGGGTGCGCCGACGCCgactccgccgtcgccgccgacccgcAGCAGAACCTGAAGAGGAAGCTGGCGCTCCTCGCCGTGACCTTGTGCGAGGCCGCGAGGCTGGAGCCCGTGCGCGTCGAGATCAACGGCGGCTGGAAGCACGAGCTGTCCATCACCGACAAGGAGGTCCTCTACATCGGAGACTGGAGCGACCTCTCCACGGCGCTGCTGGCATGGCAGGCTGACAAGTTCAAGAACGACGCCACGCATTTCTCCAAGTTTAAAGGCCTCGGGATTAGCGACGGTGGCGGAGCTCTGGCGGTGGTGCAGCTCCTGCTCAACAAGCCACCGAAGAAGGGCCTCTTGGCCTGGCTCAAGCACCTGTGGGGGCTTCTGGTGAGGAAGAACAACTCCGAGCAGGTGCTGCAGGAGGAGAAACAATACTACGATCAGCAGAAGACCGAGAAGGGGAAGATCAGGCGGGGACCAAAGAGCTCATCCATCGTTAACCCTCTTTGA